A genomic region of Plasmodium falciparum 3D7 genome assembly, chromosome: 11 contains the following coding sequences:
- a CDS encoding vacuolar protein sorting-associated protein 35, putative — protein sequence MSTYKDNNNHNNHNSNMNTIDQKKFLDECIFVVKEQSFYMKQALENGSLRDTLKYASNMLCELRTSHLSPKYYYELYMLIFNELQHLDNFISDKKKHKKKFIDIYESVQHAGNIIPRLYLLIIVGRNYIKNKDIKAKYILKDMTELCKGVQHPLRGLFLRYFLIQMCKDRIPDTGSEYEEAGGGDINDAFEFLLTNFYESLKLWSRMNDKVLKVPNMIQDDNTMNSKIKILKEKMDVKMLVGSILVRMSQLEGMTKQYYIENCLPKILLYLSNINDCLIQQYIFESIVQVFSDECHIYSLEILLNAILKMNTSIDFKSILITLLKRLRSFIEANNKCDLPKDIDIFNLFYDHLVVYVNRTLDTYTKVNYNDSINRSPNEDHHGYTHNDLSKGKAKDIINNNDNNNDDNNNNKDNDDNNNNNNNNNNNNNNNNNYNYNHNNNQDRYNISKGNVQNGHIKIENMNQTNNDLNNNNIINNMGHINTNDLNKNNTGKNCTIVNTDEFVNNVVKMLQVIYEFIFLCIRIYDDDIIISKLFGLPYTIVSNVNMNNDTICEEIISIIVLPFNYLGLSALNARNMQTLLNSITEKHKKKLSLDIIDAIIECKKKYITYEDVEKILKYISYIFHEKDKKNKNNDEDIFNLENNNSAYTCEKICKFFHIITNTKNIEEKYNICMLFYKYISNSTYLVHLLPTIIFTLLHVVTQITKLGQEDHFNQNDDKNNNMNTIDTIDSNNNNNDNNSNCNNDNSNIDSNHTMDNEKKEDFINSSDSYNIYPNDNDKQNLNNYLHNNQNNFILDEKKINQYNIYVKNIFKFIHTNLLTVASQMPILTFKLFLYSAIVVNNYNSFVQTHEFLTFDNLEAICYEFITQPLIIYEEDINISAQQFDCIVWIVGILCTHINLLDNENYNNIALKLTQHANKLLKKKDQCIGVLKCSHLYWENKKYRNSNKVIECLQKSIKNAEIAIQSNNDNIILFTYMLDKYLYYYEAQNIDVSEETLHYLIDICQDYYNKTNDDTNFKQEYKKVIKYVHDKQKNSNVFQKINIDTSILRS from the exons atgagtacgtataaagataataataatcataataatcataatagtaatatgaaTACAATAgatcaaaaaaaatttttggACGAATGTATTTTTGTTGTAAAAGAACAAAGCTTCTATATGAAGCAAGCACTG gaAAATGGCTCGCTCAGAGATACACTAAAATATGCCTCAAATATGCTGTGCGAACTAAGGACGTCTCACCTATCCcccaaatattattatgaattgTACATGCTAATATTCAACGAACTACAACATTTAGATAACTTTATTAGCGACAAGAAGAAgcataagaaaaaatttatcGACATATATGAGAGCGTACAACATGCCGGTAATATTATTCCacgtttatatttattaataatagttGGTaggaattatataaagaataaagatataaaagcaaagtatatattaaaagatatgACTGAATTATGTAAAGGTGTACAGCATCCACTAAGAGGATTATTTTTgagatattttttaattcagaTGTGTAAGGATAGGATACCAGATACAGGTAGTGAATACGAAGAGGCGGGAGGAGGAGATATTAATGATGcttttgaatttttattaacaaattTTTATGAAAGTTTAAAATTATGGAGTCGTATGAATGATAAAGTCCTTAAGGTACCAAACATGATACAAGATGATAATACTATGaatagtaaaataaaaatattaaaagaaaagatgGATGTAAAAATGTTAGTTGGATCTATATTAGTAAGAATGTCTCAATTAGAAGGAATGACgaaacaatattatattgaaAATTGTTTacctaaaatattattatatttatctaatattaatgattGTTTAATacaacaatatatttttgaatcCATAGTACAAGTATTCAGTGATGAAtgtcatatatatagtttagaaatattattaaatgctatattaaaaatgaacacCAGTATAGATTTTAAAAGTATACTTATTACATTATTGAAGAGATTAAGATCATTTATTGAAGctaataataaatgtgaTTTACCAAAAgatattgatatatttaatttgttttatgATCACTTGGTAGTGTATGTCAATAGAACCTTGGATACGTATACCAAGGTTAATTATAACGATTCGATTAATAGGTCACCTAATGAGGATCACCATGGATATACCCATAACGACCTTTCCAAAGGCAAGGCAaaggatataataaataataatgataataataatgatgataataataataataaagataatgatgataataataacaacaataataataacaataataacaacaataataataataattataattataatcataataataatcaagaTAGATATAACATATCCAAGGGAAATGTACAAAATGGACACATCAAAATTGAAAATATGAACCAAACAAATAACGatcttaataataataatattattaataatatgggACACATTAACACTAATGatcttaataaaaataatacaggTAAAAATTGTACCATTGTAAATACAGACGAGTTTGTAAATAATGTCGTAAAAATGCTGCAAGTTATATACgagtttatatttttatgtatacgtatatatgatgatgatattattattagtaaaTTATTTGGATTACCATATACAATTGTTTCAAatgtaaatatgaataatgataCAATATGTGAAGAGATTATTAGCATTATTGTACTTCCATTTAATTATTTAGGATTAAGTGCCTTAAATGCTAGAAATATGCAAACTTTATTAAATAGTATAAcagaaaaacataaaaaaaaattaagctTAGATATTATTGATGCTATTAtagaatgtaaaaaaaaatatataacatatgaaGATGTAGAgaaaatattgaaatatatttcttatatttttcatgaaaaagataaaaaaaataaaaacaatgatgaagatatatttaatttagaaaataataattctgcATATACATgtgaaaaaatatgtaaattctttcatattattacgaatacaaaaaatattgaagaaaaatataatatatgtatgttattttataaatatatttcgaATAGTACCTATTTAGTACATTTATTACCAACTATTATATTTACACTTCTTCATGTTGTAACCCAGATAACCAAACTAGGTCAAGAAGATCATTTTAatcaaaatgatgataaaaataataatatgaacactATTGACACTattgatagtaataataataataatgataataatagtaattgtaataatgataatagtaatattgaTAGTAATCATACCAtggataatgaaaaaaaagaagattttattaattcttccgattcatataatatttatccaaatgataatgataaacaaaatttaaataattatttacataataatcaaaataattttatactagatgaaaaaaaaattaatcaatataatatatatgtcaaaaatatattcaaatttaTTCATACCAATTTATTAACAGTAGCTAGCCAAATGCCTATTTTAACattcaaattatttttatatagtgCTATTGttgtaaataattataatagttTTGTACAAACTCATGAATTTTTAACTTTTGATAATTTAGAAGCAATCTGTTATGAATTCATTACACAAcctttaattatttatgaagaagatattaatatatcagCTCAACAATTTGATTGTATTGTATGGATTGTAGGTATATTATGTACACATATTAATCTTCTCGATAATGAAaactataataatattgctCTCAAATTAACACAACATgctaataaattattaaaaaaaaaagatcaaTGTATCGGTGTATTAAAATGCTCCCATTTATActgggaaaataaaaaatacagaaATAGCAACAAAGTTATCGAATGTTTACAAAAAAGTATTAAAAATGCAGAAATTGCTATACAatcaaataatgataatataatactatttacatatatgttagacaaatatctatattattatgaagcACAAAATATAGACGTCTCAGAGGAAACtttacattatttaataGACATATGCCAAGATTATTACAATAAAACTAATGATGACACAAACTTTAAACAAGAATACAAAAAAGTtattaaatatgtacatgacaaacaaaaaaattcaaatgtATTTCAGAAAATTAATATAGATACATCCATATTGAGATCATAA
- a CDS encoding mitochondrial ribosomal protein L11 precursor, putative, translating into MSRIGRFNLIVLSGTAKPSASIGQTLGPLGINMMTFFKEFNDRTKCIAKNVPIQVTLEPLNDRTYRFYLRTPTVVWFIRRCARVPMFSSMAKHNTVGSITLAEVFHIAKCKRMDPPLINLSLKSICKYIIGTCNSMGIRVCKELNDEEKKKYFVDVNKLDNIKKDIRTRNKQQKRSKK; encoded by the exons atgtcCAGAATAGGAAGATTTAATTTAATCGTTTTGTCTGGTACGGCAAAACCAAGCGCAAGTATTGGACAAACCCTGGGACCACTAg GTATAAATATGATGACGttttttaaagaattcaATGATAGAACGAAATGTATAGCCAAAAATGTACCAATACAAGTTACATTAGAACCTTTAAACGATAG aaCGTATAGATTTTATTTAAGAACACCTACTGTTGTGTGGTTTATTAGAAGATGTGCAAGAGTTCCTATGTTTAGCTCTATGGCAAAACATAATACTGTTGGTTCCATAACCCTAGCTgaa GTTTTTCATATTGCCAAGTGTAAACGTATGGATCCACCTTTGATAAATTTATCCTTAAAGagtatatgtaaatatattattg gaACATGCAACAGCATGGGCATAAGGGTTTGCAAAGAAttaaatgatgaagaaaagaaaaagtattTTGTTGATGTTAATAAGttggataatataaaaaaagacatTAGAACTAGGAATAAACAACAAAAAAGAtctaaaaaatga